In Ostrea edulis chromosome 10, xbOstEdul1.1, whole genome shotgun sequence, one genomic interval encodes:
- the LOC125666470 gene encoding uncharacterized protein LOC125666470 — MKLCWTVAVLVFVCFAGLGEGQMLSSASSRSRGPGMSSRGSFRAGLFNSELMENPYMMAIMMSNMMGMKGTQAFNFNLPMMYLLGGSGLEVMPMDSLMSFFLMQSLFNNPTPGSSSHGSTPGMSQMPITDVSFLLPQLAAGSSGGMTGNLGGIAGSSGGMTGNLGGMTGSSGGMTGSLGGMAGSLEGLTGSLGGMTGSSASSAGSAV, encoded by the exons ATGAAATTGTGTTGGACTGTTGCGGTACTTGTGTTTGTATGTTTCGCTGGTCTCGGCGAGGGACAGATGCTCTCCAGCGCCAGCAGCAGGAGCCGGGGACCTGGCATGTCAAGTCGAGGCTCTTTCCGGGCCGGCCTCTTCAACAGCG AGCTGATGGAAAATCCTTACATGATGGCGATCATGATGTCCAATA TGATGGGGATGAAGGGAACGCAGGCTTTCAATTTCAACCTGCCAATGATGTACCTGTTGGGAGGAAGTGGGTTAGAAGTTATGCCAATGGATAGTCTGATGTCCTTCTTCCTCATGCAATCACTCTTCAATAACCCAACACCCGGCTCGTCTTCTCACGGCTCCACTCCGGGCATGTCTCAGATGCCCATCACCGATGTGTCATTTCTACTTCCGCAGCTAGCAGCCGGAAGTTCAGGAGGCATGACCGGAAATTTAGGAGGCATAGCCGGAAGTTCAGGAGGCATGACCGGAAATTTAGGAGGCATGACCGGAAGTTCAGGAGGCATGACCGGAAGTTTAGGAGGAATGGCCGGAAGTTTAGAAGGCTTGACCGGAAGTTTAGGAGGCATGACCGGAAGTTCTGCGTCTTCCGCTGGTAGTGCAGTTTAA